GTCTTTCAAATAAGGGAATCCCAAAATgtctaatgtgatttttttttttctcctcatttgATAATTCCTTGTCTGACTTTTTATGCATATCCTTCTTTAACATAAAATGCAATGGACTTATATGAAGAAGTTTTAAATGTTGAGGTGTTTTGTCTGAAAACACAAGTTGAAAATGTAGAAAGGCCAAATAgccatataaataaattttgcattttaaaatttacacTTTGCTTCATGTCTAGCTGTGTACTGTGGTATTTTGGGTTGTTACACTACTGAAtgttcaaagtaaaaaataaaaagtagaatacaattaaaacacaagatattttattgtatcttaatttaataAGCATCTCAGTAGTGAATGTGTAAGAAAAATTTCACAATTTCTGCttgcatattacatttaacagcacttaatttgatgttaaaacatcaaatattgtTGAAATTATCACGTTTCAGCTAAATCTGTAGCGATTTCAGATGACTTGATACTCTGAAATGAAGGCACCTAATGAAGATATTCCACACTAACTCCCATAGCTGTGCACAAATTCACACACATTATCAATAAGTTTACTTTGAATTGTATGCTTGCTTAATATCATGACAATTTGTGAAAGAATTTGTTTACTGGcataaatgagaaaatgtttATCTGCGGTGTACGAGTCATGAACCAGTTTCTTTGAAGAATAGGAAAGGACCTGACAATTTAAACAGAAGACTTCtgatattgctcttttgttaataTGAACACTTGAATCCATGTTGTAGGAGAGACCTGAGCTGTAGAGACCAGGTTGGTGCAAAACATCTGTGCGTTTTCTGGGGCAAGGTTGAGTTGAGAGCTAATGAGAGGTCAGAGTTTGGGATGGTCATCAACACTGTCACAGAGGCCATAGTAACGATCATCAGGTACAGCGTAAACAGCCAGTGCCTCCTTAAACTCCTGCAGCGGGCAGTAGACGTCACTGCAGCCTGGGATTTTTTGGTCCTGCGGGTATAAACAATAACAGCTTCAAATATGGGCAGATGTCAGGAAAAGATTAAAGAAATTAAGAAGGAAATGAAGAACAGTTAATGATAAGCAAGAAATTACAGCTAACATTCAGTGAAGTCAGAGAAGATGAGCCTCTACTCTAAAATGTTTTCCCCCCTAAAGAACACTATTTACATTATGGTTAGTGctaatattcagcaaggatgcattaaattgtaaatatctttactgtcacttttgatcaatgttacaaaagatttccatttaaaataaatgctgttcttttgaacttcctttttcattaatttgaaaaaaaaaaaaaaagtatgtatatgtatatgtgtatatatatatatatatatatatatatatatatatatatatatatatatatatatatatatatatatatatatatatatatatatgaatatttcaacactgacaataataagaaatatgtgccaaatcagcctattagaatgatttctgaaggatcatgtgacactgaagactgaagttatggctgttgaaaattcagctttgcatcacaggatgggactacatttttaaatatattaaaatagaaaactgttcatttaaattgtaataatattctatAACATTGCTGCTTCACTGTATTTcggatcaaataagtgcagcctttgTCAGCAGAGAgaattcttccaaaaacatttaaaaatcatactgaccctaaACATCTGAGCTACATTTTTATACCCtgattcctgtgtgtgtgtgtgtgtgtgtgtgtgttacctggcCAATGTAGGATACTTTAACGTAAGGCTGGTTGGTTTGACGATGCTGGTATAGCTCCAGTGTGATGTCAGCTGCATACGGTGGCCATTTCATGTCAAAAACCCCCAAAGCCATGAGACATGGCATCAGTGTAGTGTCATGCACAGAGTACAGGAACAACTTTCTATATCAATAAACACAAACAGCAGCTCTAAAGATCTTGTTTTCAACTGGACCACTGTGGGGCAGCACCTCTCACGTTTAGCAATAAACTGATTTTTACTGTCTGGAAATAACAGGTGCACAGTGGTCTTTAAACTTAAGTGGACTTTCAAAGAAGTCAGGTTTTGAATGATACAATGAACAGTAGACATGTTGTTCAAAAAGAAGACACCTGTCAGGTTTAGCCATCGTGCCTTGGATTTTGTCCTCTATGTTGGTTAGGAGTGTGTGGAAAAGCGGCCCCACGCACATCTGCAAATTCAGCCTGAGTTCAAACAAAAGCACATGAACACATTTACAGAGGCCTTAAAACATAACCTTCAAtcaagactcttttttttttttttgctggattcACTGGCTCCTCACCTCTTACTGGGCTCATAGATGTGATACATCATATCTACTGCTCTCTGCTCCACGATACTCCTCCAGTTCCCCAGAGCTGTAGGAAGCGGCAAGCCGTGGGCCTAGGATCAATAATATAATGGTACTGTGTTTGACAAACAAAGCCAACTGTAGAATGTATCAGGCACTTTACCTCCCTGGCCACCATGTCATCTCTAATGAGGATGAAGTCGAGATGTTGATGAGGATCGACCCCTAACGCTCTCTGGATGCTCTGTAGATCTGCAGCAATGTCAGGAACTGTGGACGATTCTGCCCAACGATGACTACATTTGATGAACAAGACAGAAACAAATACATGGTGTTAAATTACAAGCCATTATTGGGCATTTACAGTACTGTTTATGattcattatattgatcaaaagtgacagaaaagacatttataacatacaTCAAacaaaaaggtttctattttaaagaacatgatataataatatcaaatgtttcttgagcaccaaatcagaatattagaatgattcctggatcatgtgacaatgaagacttgagtaatggctgctgaaaactcttgtcatcacatgaataaattacattttaaaatatattaaaatataaaacagtgattttaaatagcaatatcttacaatattactgtttttactgtatttcagatgaaataaatgcagccttggtgagcataaaacttctttcaaaaacacacacacacaaaaacttacCGACCCCAAATATTTCAATAGTACTGTATTTCACCACAGCAAAGGTTTAATGTTTTCTGCTATTAaagtatattagaatatttttaagCAGTAAAGAATAACATgtcaaaacctcaaaaaaaattgaaaaaggaaaGATCATCAAATATTTAGGAACTTCTATGAGTTGATAAATCTCCTTCCAAgtcttgaatttgaatttttttttaataatattttaataatattttccaaCTAACTTTCCATTGCGAGCTACATTTCTATATGAATGGTTCTCTATAAAtgtttatcatcattattatcaaaGTAGCgagttttattatcaaaatagGTTTTACCCAATGAGCCGCTTGAGCAGCTTGCATCCATGATAGTTGGGATAGAGGATTTCCTTCTCTGCCTCATCGGTGAGGATGGACACAACACCTAGAGTGAGAGAAAATCAAACACGGAAAGGCAAACACAGAGTGTGTAATGCTCATCTCATCCATTACTCAACCAAACCACACTGAGCTGCCACCTTACCTGCTTGTTCCTGTTGGAACAGTCCTGCCACCAAACACTTAGCCGACTCAATGGTGCGGACGATGTTGGTAGAGCGAATGCTGTAAATCAACGGCAGATATTCCATCTTACTCTTTTAGCTTAATGATGCAATTCAGAGCCATAAACATATTCATGTATATTAggataatttatttgatttttcggTAACTACAGTAAGGTCCAATTAGTTATATTagttaaagagataattcacccaaaaatgaaaattgtgacattattgggtgaactatgaAGAGAGTTTTGAAGAGATACGATTGCTTAATATGATGAACTTGATTTGTGTCTCAAAGAATAgccaaagtcttatgggtttggaatgaaatgagggtgagtcaaAACCTTAAGATACAGAATTCATGAATGTtcagtaataaaaatacaactgttcattgttagtccatcaaataatatttacagatataacctttagtaaattttaaaattaacataaactaagatttttgttgttagttcatgttaatatattagttaactaatgttaataaatgggaccttactgtaaagtgttgtTCTCCTCGAGACAAAGTTTAGGGTGCCATTCTTGTCTGTAGCATAAATGGTGCAGAacgatatatttaaataaagaatcaTCAACTGCACTCACTAAACTTCTTTAGGGTTGAAAGAAGGTGTGAGGAAGGGCTCTTCTTGTATGTATTTCTTTCGTAACCTCACTCCTAGATCGTACAGCTGTTGCATGCCCAATGTGGTCAGCTGACCTGGATAAGTTCCACCCTATGGAAGCAGAAGTCATTCTTTTTCTTAATATGACAGCCTGGCGCAATTTTCATCTAAACACACAGTTAAGTATGTTTACACCATGTCTGGTATGAAACTGCCTTTTACTGTAGCATCGATCCACTTCATTCCAAACATGCACTCAAAAAGCTACACAAACAAGCCTGAAAATGACACTATATGGCCAAAATTGGGTGGACATCCAAACAGCATCCCATAAAGAGTATATGTTTGTTAAGCGTTTTCAATGAAAGTTTTccattatatgttaaaatatggcTGTAGGGACTTGCTCCCATTCAGTCACAACAGCATCACTGATGTGGGTAATAGGTTTTTAGTTGGAATCCCAAAGCTGTtcaatggggttcaggtctgagCTTTGTTGCAGGTCAGTCAGGTTCTTCTACAACAGACTCaaaaaacctttttcttttttgacctcACTTTGTGTACAGGAGCATTGTCATGCTGGAGTATTGTCAGCCTGTTCCCACAAAGTTGAAAGCACACAAATCTCTAGAATGTGAATGTATGGAGtagcattaaaggaacagttcacctaaaaatggaaatttactcatcctcaggccatccaagaagcagatgagtttgttttttcacctgaaaatttggataaatttagcattatatcacttgcttaCCAAAGGATCCTCagcactgaatgggtgccgtcagaattcaaacagctgataaaaacattacaataatccacccGACTCCAGTCCATATTGTAAAGCGAGAAGCtatatgtttgtaagaaacaaatccatcattaagaacTTCAAACTTCAGTCgtgttgtctgaatcaggagagaaatatgcatagttcAAGCgctgtttacaagcaaaagcaATCCAAAACAGTTATAAAACAAGTACGACAGTGGATtttgattttatcagctgtttggactttagtcctgacggcacccatcaaCTGCAAAGGATCTATTAGTAAAATAAACTGACTAAATTTCTCCAACcctgctctgatgaagaaacaaactcttctacatctgagatggacggcctgagggtgagcaaatgttcatttttgggttcctattcctttaatgtttctGTGCTTTGAAATCACCGTTATTACCAAACCTATTAATTAGATGTGTTAGATAGATTGGTTATAATATAATTGGTTATATAATTTGCCTTTTTAGTAGACAACCCACATGCTGAGTTCTAATACTGTGTGTAAAACACCCTCTACATTCTACAAGAATTTGCCACCAATGCATAAACACAAACTCACTGTCAATATTTTGGATCTGTAGCTGTCTTCCACCGGAGCTGGGGGTCTGGGACCCCCCTGCAAGTCTGTAACCATATAGTCTATTTCTGTGTGAGCTGGTGCTTCAAGTAGCTCAGGGACCCATTGTGCCTAGGGGTGCAGAAACCATGCGTCATTCTGGATATAATTGGCATCAACATGTGGACTATTACAGGCATATGACAGTGCCACTGTCTGGGAGTAAAAAAGCATGATGTTAAGATTGACAAATGATTCTGAGATGTTTAAACAATTAAGAATACATGCCACATTTGTGCATTCTCTTCATTCTTGTGTTTTTAACCTTACTGTTTTtaagtctcacacacacacacacacacacacacacacacacacacacacaaaacactgattATGGTGTTACTTTGGGCACTGAATTGACACTAGTCAGCTCTCTTACCTCCAAAACATCTGGTATAGATTTCAGAGGCGTTCTCGCTCCGTGTCTGAATAAAACTTGAATTAATTTAAGCTCGTATGGAGAGGTTTCAGTCTTATTCTTCTGAGACCAGAACACTGACCCGAGGGCCACTGAACCCATCAAACCCACACGTGCCCACATGATGCACCTAAAAAAGACATCAACAATTGAAATTTATTTGGGAAGTTGACATGTACTCAAGGTTAAcaatatttaaagactatttcaCACTATTTTAGAACtttgcaaattcatttttaattaaaatgcaaagtgtttTTATAACCTCAATAACTGTATATATTTGTCTTCTAAATTCTTCTGTCACAACACAGGAACAATTAAAAGTTAGTGAAGCCTAAAAGGTGATTAAAGCCAACAAACAAAAAGGCgatcacttatatatatatatatatatatatatatatatatatatatatatatatatatatatatatatatatatatatatatatatatcaaatatacattttaacctaAAACGTcgatgttgttttaaaaatgtgtcagaTACACGCCTTAAATATCAACTATTAAGTCATTGTTTTTCTGCTTTACAGCTCGTATTTAAACTTACTCATATGatggcattttaatttattacgcTGAATATATGATTTCTATTCTATAGCCTATACTGTATTTCTATACAGTTGTagtctgtatttgtgtttttgtgaaatatgtATCAAAACATGTCAGTACATTTCCATAAGTCACGACTCAAACATAGCAACTTCTGTTATTCAGTAATGCTGCCTGTCATATCCGCAAATTTCAAGCACACGCTCTTGAAAACCAGCCAATATCATGCACTAGTTTGAATTTATTGAGTAAGGAAAAACAGAAAAGTGCTCTAGAGAAATCTAGTTATCTTTAAACATCACCAACCTGAAGGTTTCAGACTCTTAAATCCGCTGCTTTTGAACTGCACTCATTCCTTTCACTTCTGGCAGACTGGATACTACGCCGGCTGACGGTGAGGTGCATTCTTGGATTTGTAGTTTCAGGAGTCTACCGTCTCTTTCCAAAGTGAGCGGAAACACCGTGTTACAAAACTTCATTTCCCGTACACATCCATGTATATGACGTTTGCTGCCGTAATATTCCTATGCACAACGACTATGAAATATAAACGTATTAAATAATCTATCAAATGTCTAAATAATTTTGGGGGCGGTGTTTGAAATGGTCCTAACATAACTAGTAGGATTTGTATACATTAAGGACGTTAAATATTTCGCAGACATACTGTAGGCTACCAGTAGTTATTACAATCTTAATTTATTGGACAAAAAATTAGACTAATTAAGTGCATAATGACGACTGCAGTCTTGTATTGTTCCTGACCCTGTTTTGATGTACAGTAACATGATGCCTTTAATTCCcctttattaaaacaacacacTTTTAGCGTGACTGTCCAAATTAGTCTAATTTTAGCGATGACCTTGAAATGATCAACGTCATACCTAGTTGTTGCTGATACCTGATTATACAAATGAAAAGGTCGAATATTAAATCAGAATTAAATAAACGagaaagaatatattttaatgatttaaaataaatacactatacAGAAATACATAGCATACAATAATACACTTATTACCACAGGTTCTGACAGTATtgcaataacaaaacacaatagGCTACATATTTAAACACACTGCATTTTGATTCTTCCTTTAATAGCTCACAGATCAATAATAgtgacaccaaactttgcattTTGGATTCATTTTGAAAAGGATTCCAAGATGCGGCATACTGAAAAGCTTGCTTCCCTAATTCAGTTTGCACAAATAAAGCCTAATTTACAACTGTTATAAAAAGCTTGCTTCTAATTTAAAGAATAAATGAGAATTTTTATTAGCTAAATATAGGCAACTATTTCTGTTTACTATTAATGTCACATTATGGAACCATTTTGAAGCTACTGCATAAAAAAATTGTGTGcatcaaaatgagaaataaagacatttaatttaGAGTTATCCACAGTTAAACAATACAACTTtgtgctattttatttatatatttatttattgcacttgTAAATCATCCTCTGTTCCAGCAGACTGTTTTCTGGACCACATCTGGGGTCTCCAGATATCCTAAGTCTGTCTACAGTAATGGCAGGAACCTCTACTATACAGTAAAGGGTTGTGGATCTTCAGGATCCTCTGTAGCAGCCAGGAAAGGAACCTCTGGGATTGGGGAGGCTGAGACAAGATATGTGTGACTGGCCTTGGGCACTGGCATGACATGAACCTTTGCATCCATGACAGTAATCTTGGAAATGAGGGGAGCCATGGCAAGAACCTCTGGGTCAGCAATGAGTGGAATCAGTTGGGTGG
This genomic stretch from Cyprinus carpio isolate SPL01 chromosome B9, ASM1834038v1, whole genome shotgun sequence harbors:
- the acp6 gene encoding lysophosphatidic acid phosphatase type 6: MWARVGLMGSVALGSVFWSQKNKTETSPYELKLIQVLFRHGARTPLKSIPDVLEAQWVPELLEAPAHTEIDYMVTDLQGGPRPPAPVEDSYRSKILTGGTYPGQLTTLGMQQLYDLGVRLRKKYIQEEPFLTPSFNPKEVYIRSTNIVRTIESAKCLVAGLFQQEQAGVVSILTDEAEKEILYPNYHGCKLLKRLIGHRWAESSTVPDIAADLQSIQRALGVDPHQHLDFILIRDDMVAREAHGLPLPTALGNWRSIVEQRAVDMMYHIYEPSKRLNLQMCVGPLFHTLLTNIEDKIQGTMAKPDRKLFLYSVHDTTLMPCLMALGVFDMKWPPYAADITLELYQHRQTNQPYVKVSYIGQDQKIPGCSDVYCPLQEFKEALAVYAVPDDRYYGLCDSVDDHPKL